A single genomic interval of Spinacia oleracea cultivar Varoflay chromosome 6, BTI_SOV_V1, whole genome shotgun sequence harbors:
- the LOC110786806 gene encoding DEK domain-containing chromatin-associated protein 4: MEIEGSDGSKLLLKPDSTAIFGRGNGFNSNDLTVSRRHVSFEFNPSFDTQTGPRVSFEVLGKNPIWVYNKQQDNGNMKVFKRFQRGQLGIDDMFCVSPNTPIWFTLKKVDEGFEERETKCEETKGRINADLSESLETDSGFEGIDDFGLDSVDVANINPVQEFGFLVIGHEFDQYPKQMIRDIKKWDWFLDDPKKGDTDDDEDSEKKGTRSGGKRKKGNRRGDGDGDVDEEWSAESEDEEPTTKARKVQRPKYDTRSKDNAVRQKGTTDRKSSAKTSRREEEEDESEDEEDESEDEEDETLGGFIVTDDDEAVEEEEDENDEIDEEEEFVEDEVED; encoded by the exons ATGGAGATCGAAGGTTCAGATGGCTCTAAATTACTGCTAAAGCCTGATTCAACCGCCATTTTTGGTAGAGGGAATGGATTTAATTCAAACGATTTAACAGTCTCTCGTCGTCATGTTTCGTTCGAATTCAATCCCTCATTCGACACCCAAACAGGCCCTAGGGTTTCATTTGAAGTCCTGGGTAAAAACCCAATTTGGGTTTACAATAAACAGCAAGATAATGGGAATATGAAAGTTTTCAAGAGATTTCAAAGGGGTCAATTGGGTATAGATGATATGTTCTGTGTTTCTCCTAACACCCCAATTTGGTTTACTCTCAAGAAGGTTGACGAgggttttgaggagagagaaactaaaTGTGAGGAAACGAAGGGAAGAATTAATGCTGATTTGAGTGAAAGTTTGGAAACTGATTCTGGGTTTGAAGGAATTGATGATTTTGGGTTGGATTCTGTTGATGTTGCCAATATTAACCCAGTTCAAG AGTTTGGGTTTCTTGTGATTGGACATGAATTTGATCAGTATCCGAAGCAAATGATCCGTGATATCAAGAAATGGGATTGGTTCCTTGATGATCCTAAGAAGGGAGATACTGACGACGATGAGGATTCCGAGAAGAAAGGAACTAGGAGTGGGGGGAAAAGGAAGAAAGGGAATAGACgaggtgatggtgatggtgatgtaGATGAGGAGTGGAGTGCTGAGAGCGAAGACGAGGAACCAACTACAAAAGCAAGGAAGGTTCAAAGACCAAAGTATGATACACGATCAAAAGACAATGCTGTACGCCAAAAAGGGACAACAGATAGGAAATCTTCTGCCAAAACAAGCAGGAGGGAAGAAGAGGAGGATGAATCTGAAGACGAGGAGGATGAATCTGAAGACGAGGAGGATGAAACCTTAGGAGGCTTTATTGTAACTGATGACGACGAGGCtgtagaagaagaagaagatgaaaatGATGAAATAGATGAAGAGGAAGAATTTGTGGAAGATGAAGTAGAAGACTAA
- the LOC110786798 gene encoding glyoxylate/succinic semialdehyde reductase 2, chloroplastic, which yields MAMAMTTLISKTTPISICPSTTTSMAIAFNSASAFCPQFKPKPTFPLFSKPLFFLSSRQFSSRVINASTKDEFSGRVGFLGLGIMGSPMAQNLLKAGCDVTVWNRTKSKCDPLISLGATYQPSPEEVAASCDVTFAMLADPESAVDVACGKHGAANGMGPGKGYVDISTVDDGTSKLISERIKATGALFLEAPVSGSKKPAEDGQLIFLTAGDQSLYEKVASLLDIMGKSKFYLGDVGNGAAMKLVVNMVMGSMMASFSEGLLLSEKVGLDPSVLVEVITQGAINAPMFKLKGPSMIQSQYPTAFPLKHQQKDLRLALGLAESVSQPIPIAAATNELYKIAKSRGLSDQDFSAVIEALKSNTTE from the exons ATGGCCATGGCAATGACTACTCTGATATCTAAAACAACGCCCATTTCAATTTGTCCTTCAACCACTACTTCAATGGCTATTGCTTTTAACTCTGCCTCGGCGTTTTGTCCCCAATTCAAGCCTAAACCCACTTTCCCTCTCTTCTCTAAACCTCTTTTTTTCCTCTCCTCCAGGCAATTTTCTTCACGGGTGATCAATGCTTCAACCAAAG ATGAATTTTCAGGACGCGTTGGGTTTCTCGGTTTGGGAATCATGGGTTCTCCGATGGCCCAAAATCTCCTAAAGGCCGG ATGTGATGTGACTGTCTGGAATAGGACAAAGAGCAAATGTGATCCTCTCATCAGCTTGGGTGCTAC GTATCAACCCTCTCCTGAAGAAGTAGCTGCGTCTTGTGATGTGACATTTGCCATGCTTGCAGATCCTGAGAGTGCA GTTGATGTTGCATGTGGGAAGCATGGAGCAGCAAATGGAATGGGTCCTGGCAAAGG GTATGTAGATATTTCAACTGTTGATGACGGGACATCTAAACTTATAAGTGAGCGTATAAAGGCTACCGGGGCATTGTTTTTGGAG GCTCCAGTTTCTGGCTCCAAGAAGCCTGCAGAAGACGGGCAGCTCATTTTTCTTACAGCAG GTGACCAGTCCCTATACGAAAAGGTTGCATCCCTCTTAGACATCATGGGAAAG TCAAAATTCTATCTTGGAGATGTTGGCAATGGAGCTGCAATGAAACTTGTTGTGAACATGGTCATGGGAAG TATGATGGCATCATTTTCTGAAGGACTGCTGCTTAGTGAAAAAGTTGGGCTGGATCCAAGTGTACTTGTTGAG GTAATCACACAAGGTGCAATTAATGCACCAATGTTCAAACTCAAGGGGCCATCAATGATCCAATCCCAATATCCTACAGCATTTCCCTTAAAGCATCAGCAGAAG GATCTAAGGCTTGCTCTTGGATTAGCTGAATCTGTCTCTCAGCCAATACCAATCGCAGCAGCTACAAATGAGCTTTACAAGATCGCAAAATCACGTGGCCTTAGTGATCAGGACTTCTCAGCTGTCATTGAGGCTCTGAAATCCAACACCACAGAATAA